The proteins below are encoded in one region of Mangifera indica cultivar Alphonso chromosome 7, CATAS_Mindica_2.1, whole genome shotgun sequence:
- the LOC123220179 gene encoding 29 kDa ribonucleoprotein, chloroplastic — MAATAAAAISSSFSSSMHIHTTLKCMPSHHVKLSPSPRVLPSISLSSYAINYITIGASRALKISAAVAQEEAASATATAAEQEVEGDGEAEVQPQNENLTETRSTVTPVNTKLYFGNLPYNVDSAQLAAIIQDYASPELVEVLYNRETGRSRGFAFVTMSTIEDCNAVIENLDGREYLGRNLRVNFSDKPRPKAPLYAETEYKLFVGNLSWSVTTESLTQAFQEYGNVVGARVVYDGETGRSRGYGFVCYATKEEMDTALESLNGVELEGRAMRVSLAEGRRM; from the exons atggCTGCCACAGCTGCTGCCGCCATAAGCTCTTCCTTCTCCTCATCAATGCACATTCACACCACTCTCAAGTGCATGCCTTCTCATCACGTTAAACTTTCTCCATCACCTCGCGTTTTACCTTCTATTTCGCTTTCTTCCTACGCCATTAATTACATCACTATAGGAGCTTCGCGTGCCCTCAAGATATCTGCTGCTGTCGCGCAGGAGGAGGCTGCTTCTGCCACTGCCACTGCCGCTGAACAGGAAGTAGAAGGAGATGGAGAGGCCGAGGTTCAGCCTCAGAATGAGAATCTGACCGAGACTCGGAGTACTGTAACTCCTGTTAACACTAAGCTTTATTTTGGGAACTTGCCTTATAACGTTGACAGTGCTCAGCTGGCGGCGATAATACAAGATTATGCAAGTCCAGAGCTTGTTGAG GTGCTATACAATAGAGAAACTGGAAGAAGCAGAGGGTTTGCATTTGTGACAATGAGCACCATTGAAGATTGTAATGCAGTCATAGAAAACCTTGATGGGAGA GAATATTTGGGTCGAAATTTGAGGGTGAACTTTTCTGACAAACCAAGGCCTAAAGCACCTTTATATGCAGAAACTGAATACAAGCTCTTTGTTGGAAATTTATCCTGGTCGGTAACAACTGAAAGTTTGACCCAAGCTTTTCAAGAGTATGGAAATGTGGTGGGAGCAAGAGTTGTGTATGATGGAGAAACGGGAAGGTCGCGTGGGTATGGCTTTGTGTGCTATGCAACCAAAGAAGAGATGGATACTGCCCTGGAGTCTCTCAATGGAGTG GAATTAGAAGGGCGAGCTATGCGAGTAAGCTTGGCTGAAGGAAGACGAATGtaa
- the LOC123221600 gene encoding uncharacterized protein LOC123221600: MYPKVKVREDRDEDHKRDVAVDHKVFASLPIRVSSSSPPVKEEQQDVSHRLFQEFKTLVCLTQSMLHPLFLTAENQRSMIERLMKRIDQISDSLLLPVPSCVLVLFYQVLTTMR; encoded by the exons A TGTATCCGAAGGTGAAAGTGAGAGAAGACAGAGACGAAGATCATAAACGTGATGTTGCAGTTGATCATAAAGTATTTGCGTCTCTCCCCATACgtgtctcttcttcttctcctcctg TGAAAGAGGAGCAGCAAGATGTTTCCCACCGTTTGTTCCAAGAATTCAAAACACTCGTGTGCTTAACGCAGTCAATGTTACACCCACTGTTTCTAACAGCAGAG AACCAGAGAAGCATGATAGAAAGGTTGATGAAAAGGATAGATCAAATATCAGACTCACTTCTTCTTCCAGTTCCGTCCTGCGTCCTCGTGCTGTTTTATCAAGTCCTG ACAACGATGCGATGA